The following proteins come from a genomic window of Rutidosis leptorrhynchoides isolate AG116_Rl617_1_P2 chromosome 10, CSIRO_AGI_Rlap_v1, whole genome shotgun sequence:
- the LOC139870685 gene encoding uncharacterized protein, protein MFTDKVKEVLQETIEEQITDLLRDQVSVVVWEEFDKRFPKPQGEEGVDEGPLNLGVPGNGGFSYKDFKFTKPPLFEGSPDPLKITRWILDVEGCFRVCECPLNKKTRLATSLMRGAAKTWLDDKIPVMDEEPFVNFSWDDFKTEFFKEYRTQANLTRIRKELPNLGHGSMISLGHIKTFAKLFDVANSFEPDDSKVNDVTSNKKKFEASSAPSKKAKSGAESVGSVKKGGSGCYVPNCYTCRQKGHMSRD, encoded by the exons ATGTTTACCGATAAAGTCAAGGAGGTTCTTCAAGAGACTATTGAAGAACAAATAACTGATCTCCTTCGAGATCAAGTAAGTGTGGTGGTATGGGAAGAGTTTGATAAGAGGTTTCCAAAGCCTCAAGGTGAAGAAGGTGTTGATGAAGGACCACTTAATCTAGGGGTTCCCGGCAATGGTGGGTTTAGTTACAAGGACTTTAAGTTCACTAAGCCGCCACTATTTGAAGGGAGTCCCGACCCTCTAAAAATCACAAGATGGATTTTGgacgttgaaggttgttttcgggtGTGTGAATGCCCACTCAACAAAAAGACAAGGCTTGCTACGAGCCTAATGAGAGGTGCGGCAAAGACGTGGTTGGATGATAAAATCCCTGTGATGGATGAAGAGCCGTTTGTTAACTTTTCTTGGGATGATTTCAAGACCGAGTTTTTCAAGGAGTATCGCACTCAAGCCAATCTCACCCGGATCCGGAAGGAGTTGCCAAACTTGGGTCATGGGTCTATG ATTAGTCTTGGTCATATTAAGACTTTTGCCAAGTTGTTTGATGTGGCGAATAGTTTTGAACCCGATGATTCGAAAGTTAATGATGTTACCTCGAACAAGAAGAAGTTTGAGGCAAGTAGTGCCCCGAGTAAGAAGGCTAAGAGTGGGGCCGAAAGTgtgggtagtgtgaagaagggaggttCTGGGTGCTATGTCCCTAATTGTTATACTTGTAGGCAAAAAGGTCATATGTCCCGGGATTGA